Part of the Henckelia pumila isolate YLH828 chromosome 2, ASM3356847v2, whole genome shotgun sequence genome is shown below.
TATCGATCATAATTGGACTGCGCATCTAAGAAACTGAAAGAGGCCATTGGCTTGAAGGATCACGAGGTGATGGGGAAGAAAGAAGCTGAAGAACATGTTGGGACGCTGCGGAAGCTTCAAGAAAAGGTCTTTTTGCCACTCATCGATTTCGTGGATGCTTTtcttaaattttcattttttttgtttccgTTCAGTTGTGTATTACCGAATTCAGTTGGCCACAACCTTAGATGTTGCATGAGGATAGACGCGACGAGCAGCAGTGTCTTCCTGCAaactttcaaattttcagattttacaGTTTCACACACTTGCTAGTTTCCTAGCTGAGCCATCCAAGATTACCGATTCAATGTTGCTGTGTTTTACCTTGAATTTATGGAACATTTTGTATCTTATATGTCGTATATATAGAATGTTCTAGGATGTTATGCAAAGCCACTCTCCCACGATTTAACATTCGTTCGCTAGTTCATAATATTTGATGATTAGGGTGTTATATTTTCTATGGTGCATATCTGCAGGACCCGGAATTCTATGAATTCTTGAAAGAACATGACAAGGATCTCTTGGAATTTGATGATGAGGACATTGATGTGAGTCAACCAATTTTGTATGTATATAGTTTGTAATTATAGGTATTATTCTACAGATCACTAGAATTTGTCCCCCTCATATTTTTAGGATGACGCCCAAACTGATGCAGAGGAAGAAGAAACAGCAGTTGTTCATGTTGAACACGAGGATGATAAACTTGAGAAGGAAGAAGAGCCTTCTAAAAAAGTGATAACTAGTGCAATGGTTGATTCTTGGTGTAATGCAGTTCATGAAGGACCAAAGTTAGGGGCAGTTCGCTCGCTTTTGAGAGCTTTTCGTTCTGCTTGCCATTATGGTGATGATGGTGGTGATGACCCCACAACAAACTTTAGTACGATGTCTAGTGCTGTTTTTAATAAAGTAATGCTTTTTGTTTTAAATGAAATGGATGGAATCCTTCGGGAACTGTTGAAATTACCATCTTCTGGTGGGAAAAAGGAGATGATTGTGGATTTGATGAATACAAGACGCTGGAAGAACTACAACCATTTGGTGAAGTCATATCTTGGGAATTCTTTGCATGTATTGAATCAAATGACCGACAATGAAATGATAGCATTCATGCTAAAGCGTCTTCGATATTCCTCTTTATTTTTGGCTGCCTTTCCTGCTCTCTTGAGGAAGTATATTAAGGTATGATTTTCCACCTGTTTGTTTGTCAATTACATACTTCTCAGTCTTTGATGATGTAGTGCTTCATAGTTacgggtttttttttttgttgaaaatataatGTATATAAACACCATAGTTTACCAGACAAGTGCACAAAATGATGATAATAAGGAAACTATAAAGGAGAAGGTGacagaaagagataaagagagATGGAGACGCTTTCAATATGTTAAACCTCATTGTCGTCAACTAGTTGCTCCTACAGTCCCACTTGCTCATGGCTGTGTCTGAGCTTTGCCTGGGGCCATCATAGTGAAACACATGAATTTGTCCTTGCGTTATTTCTGTGCGATCTGATACTCTCTATTATCTCGAAATAAATTAGACAAAGAGGTTCATTAATTTGGGCGATTGTTTGTGTTCTGCAATACAATATTCGGCCATGAATTTCAGTAGAATTTTAATTTAACTGCTATCACAATTGGGGCTGATGTGTGATGCCGGATATTTCGTCATTTCAATTAGAGCCGTTGGCAAGAATTAGCTCCAATAATTTGATTTAACATTTTTTTCCTGGgcacaataatatcatattttatgCAGAAGCTGTAACATTTTCAGGTCGCTCTTCATTTTTGGGGTACAGAAAGCGGTGCTCTGCCAGTTGTTTCCTTTCTATTCTTAAGAGACTTATGCATACGACTTGGTTCTGATTCCCTAGATGAGTGCATCAGAGGAATGTACAAATCCTATGTCTTGAATTGCCATAATATTAATCCAGCAAAATTGCAGCACATTCAGTTTCTCAGCAACTGTTTTATTGAACTTCTTCGGGTGGACATTTCATCTGCTTACCAACACGCCTTTGCTTACATCCGGCAATTGGCAATGATTTTGAAGGAAGCACTTTCTGGTTCCAACAAAAAGAACACTTATAAAAAGAAGGGGAAGGATGCACCTTCTCGTTCCAAAAATAAGAGGGGGAAAGAAGCACCTTCTGGTAAAACGATTAAGAAGGTGTGGTCTTACATATTCTTCTGCTGATGATTGTTACTATAAATTTGAGTTTGCGTTTCATGGGGATCACATTGCCTACATTTAGGTTAATAATCTAACCTCAATTCTTCATTTTCATACAATTTATCACAGGACACGTTCAGAAAGGTTTATCAGTGGAAGTTTATTAATTGCCTGGAGCTATGGACTGGTGTCATCTGTGCATATAGCTCGGAAGCTGATTTGATCCCCCTTGCTTATCCATTGACTCAGATTATAATGGGGGCTGCTCGTTTACTTCCATCTGCTTGTTACTTCCCCGTCAGATTGCGTTGTGTGAGAATGCTCAACCGAATCAGTGCCTCAACCAATACTTTCATTCCCGTTTCTCTGCTTTTGTTGGACATGTTAGAAATCAAAGAATTGCGTAAGCCACCTACGGGAGGAGTGGGCAAAGCCATTGATTTTTGTCCTATTCTGAAGGTATCGTTGATAAGTTTCTAATCCATGATTCCAGGAGTCTTATTTCCTTTAACATGAATTTAAGATGGTCCGTTAACAGGTAAGCAAAGCCACCCTATCTACACGAGCCTTTCAGGAGGCTTATGTTTTTTCTGTGGTTGAGGAGCTCACCGAACATCTTGCTCAGTGGAGTTACTCAATTGCTTTTTTGGAGTTTTCTTTTATTCCTAGCATTCGGTTACGCAGCTTTTGTAAATCCACTAAGGTTGAGAGATTTCGTCGGGAGATGAGGCATCTCATTCGTCAGGTTTATGATATGTTCATCAGTGATTGCGTCTGTTAATTTGATGTCTGCATTATGTCGTAAAAATAAGATCTATTGAAAAGCTTGACAGAGCATTTCGTAGTTGATGCAGTGTGTTTATGTTAACTCTATTAATCTGTTACTCGAATGGTGTAGGTTGAGGCGAATTGTGATTTTATAAACAAGAAGCGGACAACATCATCATTGTCGCCAAATGAAATCGCGGTTGAATCTTTCCTTGAGGTCAGGAAATCTACTGACGGTTTTGTCCTCATCTTAACTATTTACCTGTCTGCATATttgatatattaataaaatatatttgattGTTTATATTGCATcctgattgattttttttacgtGTACACTAGGATGAAAAGAAGTCAGGGACTAGCCCCCTGTCGCGGTATGTTGCCACTCTACGCCAGAGAGCAAAGGAAAGAAATGACTCTTTGAAGGAATCCAGGTGGATAAAATGAGTCATCTAGTTTATATAATCGTATTGAATTTGAAACTTTTGTTCTCTAAACTTTTACAAAATGACATTTTATCTAGTGTACTTGTTGGACATCATGCTTCAAAATTTGGAAACGGCTTAGAAGAggatgatgaagatgatgattcTGAGGATGAAGAAAACACTGATCTTTTGCTGCCTGAGCCCCAGTCCAAGTACTCTCTCGTTTTCTCTGTCTGCAGCATAATGTGTTGTATGAGTTATGTTGAACTCAACTAAATATCTCACCGGTTGAGTTCTAATATTTGagatcaaattttttttgttgtacATGGCAAAATTGTTCTGCATGTGTTCATATGACTTAGGTAGTGTTTTGTAGAAtttctaggaagcacttcttAGTGAAATTCTGTTAAAGAAAAaatgagaagtgcttcctagaagtTTTACAAAACACTACCTTAGTTTAAGAAAAGTACCAGGTGATTTAATGTGAATGAGTATTGGAGCCTGGCTTATATGTGGTATAGCTTCAACTGATCTACTTACGTGAGCCTTAGCCAAACTGCTTGTGGAGCTTCCATTGTGCAGTGCTTGTCTTAAATTGAATTGTTTGGTCACTAGGAATAAGCCTCAGAGACATGTTAAGAGGAAGAATGACGAACCATTGGACGATGCAGCCATGGATGAAGATGTTGTAGAGGATTTTATTCTCAGTTCTGACGAAGATAGTCCGATAAGGGACGATGCAGAGGAAGAGGACAGTCCCCTGAAGGCAGCTGCCCCGAAACGGAGGAGCAAGAAACAGAAGCAACCGGTGGAGATGTCTATGGAGGAGACTAAGGTAGGTCATAAAAAGTCGAGGAAGAGGAAAAGGGAAAAGGGTAAACCTTAAATCTCTCTTTTTGAATTATCCACCAATTttgcttaaaaattaatttgtttgGAAATTGCAGAAATTGTAA
Proteins encoded:
- the LOC140881607 gene encoding nucleolar complex-associated protein 2 produces the protein MGKKEAEEHVGTLRKLQEKDPEFYEFLKEHDKDLLEFDDEDIDDDAQTDAEEEETAVVHVEHEDDKLEKEEEPSKKVITSAMVDSWCNAVHEGPKLGAVRSLLRAFRSACHYGDDGGDDPTTNFSTMSSAVFNKVMLFVLNEMDGILRELLKLPSSGGKKEMIVDLMNTRRWKNYNHLVKSYLGNSLHVLNQMTDNEMIAFMLKRLRYSSLFLAAFPALLRKYIKVALHFWGTESGALPVVSFLFLRDLCIRLGSDSLDECIRGMYKSYVLNCHNINPAKLQHIQFLSNCFIELLRVDISSAYQHAFAYIRQLAMILKEALSGSNKKNTYKKKGKDAPSRSKNKRGKEAPSGKTIKKDTFRKVYQWKFINCLELWTGVICAYSSEADLIPLAYPLTQIIMGAARLLPSACYFPVRLRCVRMLNRISASTNTFIPVSLLLLDMLEIKELRKPPTGGVGKAIDFCPILKVSKATLSTRAFQEAYVFSVVEELTEHLAQWSYSIAFLEFSFIPSIRLRSFCKSTKVERFRREMRHLIRQVEANCDFINKKRTTSSLSPNEIAVESFLEDEKKSGTSPLSRYVATLRQRAKERNDSLKESSVLVGHHASKFGNGLEEDDEDDDSEDEENTDLLLPEPQSKNKPQRHVKRKNDEPLDDAAMDEDVVEDFILSSDEDSPIRDDAEEEDSPLKAAAPKRRSKKQKQPVEMSMEETKVGHKKSRKRKREKGKP